The following proteins come from a genomic window of Spongiibacter tropicus DSM 19543:
- a CDS encoding efflux RND transporter periplasmic adaptor subunit — MTPFFTYSQRMVATLAVTLLPGLALADTLALNNADQLRLGIISQPVSAADSRAGIRVPAVVIPSPETASQLTIRHAGVLQAWHRPGGTPVAAGELIATINSPDLAAIQEQWLAAVFAQANQQALLEKDRALFADGIISRQRLTQTERAAQQAMFNRSAWQGRLQQAGFDRKALQQLRDGKLAPGDYPLRAPQSGQLNREYLRVGDAIAAHQTLASITAESSLWLRATVSAALAEGLALGQELRLAETLRDKDATLVLVSKNRELSPGTQRVEILARFRQPVALLPGQRVSLVLSSTTPGVRVPASAVTHSGTDASVYVRRDNGFEVRALELQPLGSDYLASHGLQAGEEVAVQGTAQLKGMLLGLGGGE, encoded by the coding sequence ATGACGCCTTTTTTTACCTATTCTCAGCGCATGGTGGCCACACTGGCCGTCACACTCCTACCTGGTCTGGCACTGGCCGACACACTGGCGCTAAACAATGCCGATCAGCTGCGGCTGGGTATTATCAGCCAGCCCGTCAGCGCTGCCGACAGCCGCGCGGGCATTCGCGTTCCTGCCGTGGTGATTCCCTCTCCCGAAACTGCCTCGCAATTGACGATTCGCCATGCGGGCGTGCTGCAAGCCTGGCACCGCCCCGGCGGCACCCCGGTGGCAGCAGGCGAGCTGATCGCCACCATCAACAGCCCGGACCTCGCAGCAATTCAGGAGCAATGGCTGGCCGCCGTATTCGCACAAGCCAACCAGCAGGCGCTGTTGGAGAAAGACCGTGCACTGTTTGCCGATGGCATTATTTCCCGTCAGCGGTTGACGCAAACCGAGCGCGCCGCGCAGCAAGCCATGTTCAATCGCAGCGCCTGGCAAGGGCGGCTGCAACAGGCAGGCTTTGACCGCAAGGCATTGCAACAGCTCCGCGACGGCAAGCTCGCACCGGGCGACTATCCACTCAGGGCGCCGCAATCCGGTCAACTGAACCGTGAGTATCTTCGAGTTGGCGATGCCATCGCCGCCCATCAAACGCTGGCGTCGATTACCGCCGAAAGCAGCCTCTGGCTGCGCGCCACCGTGAGCGCGGCGCTGGCGGAAGGACTGGCACTGGGACAGGAACTTCGCCTTGCCGAAACACTGCGCGACAAGGACGCCACGCTGGTGCTGGTAAGCAAAAACCGTGAACTCAGCCCCGGCACCCAGCGGGTGGAAATACTGGCCCGCTTCCGACAGCCGGTGGCCTTGCTGCCAGGTCAGCGGGTCAGCCTGGTACTGTCCAGCACCACCCCCGGCGTGCGCGTGCCCGCCAGCGCGGTCACCCACAGCGGCACCGACGCCTCGGTATATGTGCGACGCGATAACGGCTTTGAAGTGCGGGCGCTGGAATTACAGCCACTGGGCAGTGACTATCTGGCCAGCCACGGCCTGCAGGCGGGCGAGGAAGTGGCGGTGCAGGGCACCGCACAATTAAAGGGTATGCTGCTCGGACTGGGAGGCGGTGAATAA
- a CDS encoding TolC family protein yields the protein MKSLLSLTGLFLALSSSLTVSSATLAEIAEPDTAAHPHSEHPHLVVSETLAVNQVFQAAVANAPEQVLGGAYRQQAEAQQQMSQRFIANRPRLNLYYWDDQAGDNTGLREMELGVEVDLWRWGERRNAKALAESFDTGASAWRDYQRLSVSGRLRRALHQLNSSAAKRKHAVAAVTDAQRLLTISEKRFKAGEIARADVMQSEALLLESRQQLLEREAELVDAERQYMTLTGLQQRPAQFIEVRPGQPRIDAQHPQLRLLLAKRQQQTELWQQKRHEAAGNSTVSLGVRRERGSNLDPETESLGLSISIPFGGSAHTNAASASAAVAMTDADVRLKQARLQLQQQLHEVEHELDVLEESLAYAAQARDLAQRHWKMADKAFAAGESNIRPTILALQHYRQSQLQWQLLQLRQHSLISSLRQTVGESL from the coding sequence GTGAAATCCCTACTCTCCCTCACCGGACTCTTTCTGGCACTGAGCAGCAGCCTGACCGTCAGCTCAGCCACTCTGGCGGAGATCGCCGAACCGGATACTGCCGCCCACCCCCACAGCGAGCATCCGCATCTGGTCGTCAGCGAAACACTGGCCGTTAATCAAGTCTTTCAGGCGGCCGTGGCGAACGCCCCGGAGCAGGTCCTGGGCGGCGCGTACCGGCAGCAGGCCGAGGCCCAACAGCAGATGAGCCAGCGATTCATCGCTAACCGCCCCCGCCTGAACCTCTACTACTGGGACGACCAGGCAGGTGACAATACCGGCCTACGGGAAATGGAGCTTGGGGTTGAGGTAGACCTGTGGCGCTGGGGCGAACGCCGCAACGCCAAAGCGCTGGCCGAAAGTTTTGATACGGGTGCCAGCGCCTGGCGAGACTATCAGCGACTGTCAGTTAGCGGTCGACTACGCCGCGCACTGCATCAGCTCAACAGCAGTGCCGCGAAGCGCAAACACGCCGTAGCTGCCGTAACCGATGCCCAACGGCTGCTGACCATCAGCGAGAAACGTTTCAAAGCAGGCGAAATTGCCCGCGCCGATGTCATGCAGAGCGAGGCACTACTGCTGGAAAGTCGCCAGCAACTGTTGGAGCGAGAAGCAGAACTGGTGGACGCCGAGCGGCAGTACATGACGCTGACCGGCCTACAGCAGCGCCCGGCACAATTCATCGAAGTACGCCCCGGCCAGCCGCGTATCGACGCGCAGCATCCGCAACTCCGCCTACTGTTGGCAAAGCGTCAGCAACAAACTGAGCTGTGGCAACAAAAACGCCATGAGGCAGCGGGTAACAGCACCGTATCGCTGGGGGTTCGCCGCGAGCGCGGCAGCAATCTCGACCCGGAAACGGAAAGCCTGGGGCTGAGCATCTCAATTCCCTTTGGCGGCAGCGCACACACTAACGCCGCCAGCGCATCTGCCGCGGTGGCGATGACCGATGCCGATGTCCGCCTCAAGCAGGCGCGCCTGCAGTTGCAACAGCAACTTCACGAAGTGGAGCACGAGCTGGATGTGCTGGAGGAATCTCTGGCCTACGCAGCGCAGGCGCGCGATCTCGCCCAACGCCATTGGAAGATGGCCGATAAGGCCTTCGCGGCGGGTGAGTCCAACATTCGGCCCACCATTCTGGCCCTTCAGCACTACCGCCAAAGCCAATTGCAGTGGCAGCTCCTGCAGCTTCGCCAGCACAGCTTGATTTCCTCTCTCAGACAGACGGTTGGAGAATCCCTATGA
- a CDS encoding response regulator transcription factor, producing MTEAGLGHAPPQSPMNLLIVEDNRDIAANIADYLEPKGHRLDFAYDGVQGLALARSAEFDAIVLDLTLPRLDGIELCRQLRAERRTTPVIMLTARDQLDDKLLGFGVGADDYLVKPFSVKELEARLLALLNRLHPAEQATALQVADLSFNHQTLEVSRAGVPIELNPIQRKLLHYLMQESPRVVKRAQLEQRVWGDHPPDKDILRTHIYSLRNAIDKPFEQRLLHTVHGVGYRLAEKEAE from the coding sequence ATGACGGAAGCCGGACTGGGCCATGCCCCGCCTCAATCGCCAATGAACTTATTAATTGTTGAAGACAACCGCGACATTGCGGCAAACATTGCCGACTATCTGGAGCCCAAAGGGCACCGCCTCGACTTCGCCTACGACGGTGTGCAGGGGCTGGCGCTGGCGCGCTCGGCCGAGTTTGATGCCATTGTGCTGGACCTGACATTGCCGAGGCTGGATGGCATTGAACTGTGCAGGCAGCTTCGCGCCGAGCGGCGCACGACACCGGTTATTATGCTCACCGCTCGCGACCAACTGGATGACAAGCTACTGGGCTTTGGCGTGGGGGCCGACGACTATCTGGTCAAACCCTTTTCTGTCAAAGAACTGGAGGCGCGACTATTGGCGCTGCTGAACCGGCTGCATCCTGCGGAGCAGGCAACCGCGCTACAAGTCGCAGACCTCAGCTTTAATCATCAAACACTGGAAGTTAGTCGCGCGGGGGTGCCGATTGAGCTCAACCCGATTCAGCGCAAGCTGCTGCACTATCTGATGCAAGAGAGCCCGAGGGTGGTGAAGCGTGCGCAGCTTGAACAACGGGTGTGGGGCGATCATCCGCCTGACAAGGATATTCTTCGTACCCATATTTACAGTCTGCGCAATGCCATCGACAAACCTTTTGAGCAGCGGCTGCTACATACCGTGCACGGCGTAGGTTACCGTCTGGCCGAGAAGGAAGCGGAATGA